A single window of Pseudanabaenaceae cyanobacterium SKYG29 DNA harbors:
- a CDS encoding inorganic diphosphatase translates to MDLKLIPPQPKPGVVNLVIEIPAGSKNKYEFDKELNAFTLDRVLYSSVSYPYDYGFIPNTLGDDGDPIDGLVMMDQPTFPGCIVPARPLGMLIMIDSGDRDEKLLCVPVKDPRYNHYKSLNDVAPHRLEEIAEFFRTYKNLEKKVTEIHGWEGLDAVNSLIANAIEKAKAQ, encoded by the coding sequence ATGGACTTAAAGCTAATTCCGCCCCAACCTAAGCCTGGGGTGGTCAATCTGGTGATTGAAATTCCCGCTGGCAGTAAAAATAAATACGAATTCGACAAGGAACTAAATGCCTTCACCCTCGATCGGGTTTTGTACTCCTCCGTTAGCTATCCCTACGACTATGGTTTTATTCCCAATACCCTGGGCGATGACGGCGATCCCATCGATGGATTGGTGATGATGGACCAACCCACTTTCCCCGGTTGCATTGTCCCAGCGCGTCCCCTGGGCATGCTGATTATGATAGACAGCGGCGATCGGGATGAGAAGCTCCTGTGTGTGCCAGTAAAAGACCCCCGCTATAACCACTACAAGAGCCTCAATGACGTTGCTCCCCACCGCCTGGAAGAAATTGCCGAGTTTTTCCGCACCTACAAGAATCTAGAAAAGAAGGTAACTGAAATCCACGGCTGGGAAGGGCTTGATGCCGTCAATAGTTTGATTGCTAACGCGATCGAGAAAGCCAAAGCCCAATAA
- a CDS encoding YiaA/YiaB family inner membrane protein → MMKPIIYQKDTAAWIFQVWVSFLISVGATTFTVIAIPAENNWMKGCFAIGYLYSLSSAFTLAKTIRDNLEASRLTARIDEAMVEKILAENHPLRN, encoded by the coding sequence ATGATGAAACCTATTATCTACCAAAAGGATACAGCTGCTTGGATCTTCCAAGTCTGGGTTTCTTTCCTTATCTCTGTGGGCGCTACTACTTTCACAGTCATTGCTATTCCCGCAGAGAACAATTGGATGAAGGGATGTTTTGCCATCGGCTACCTCTACTCCCTCAGCTCTGCCTTTACTCTGGCAAAAACTATCCGCGATAATCTGGAAGCTAGCCGTCTCACTGCCCGTATTGATGAAGCGATGGTGGAAAAAATCCTGGCAGAAAATCACCCCCTACGGAACTAG
- a CDS encoding YiaA/YiaB family inner membrane protein: MKPIVYQKDTNAWILQVWVAFFAATSATAIGMVHLPVEPWVKSYIGIGYLFSLSAAFNLSKTVRDNQEASRLTARVDEAMVEKILRENHMLR; the protein is encoded by the coding sequence ATGAAACCTATTGTTTACCAAAAAGACACCAATGCTTGGATTCTGCAAGTTTGGGTTGCCTTTTTCGCAGCTACTAGTGCCACCGCGATCGGGATGGTTCATCTGCCTGTGGAACCTTGGGTAAAGAGCTACATAGGTATCGGGTATCTGTTTTCCCTGAGTGCAGCTTTCAATTTGTCCAAAACCGTCCGCGACAACCAAGAAGCTAGCCGTCTCACTGCCCGTGTCGATGAGGCAATGGTAGAAAAAATCCTCAGGGAAAATCATATGCTCCGCTAG
- a CDS encoding NAD(P)H-quinone oxidoreductase subunit 5 gives MELAYTYAWLIPVLPLAAALILGLGLITFSEFTSKLRKFAALLTLTATGAGIVLSVALLVSQLQGHEPYLWTFEWARAGDFHLSMGIVIDHLTAMMLVVVTTVAFLVQIYSDGYMAHDPGYVRFFAYLSLFSSSMLGLVISPNIVQIYIFWELVGMCSYLLIGFWYDRPAAAHACQKAFVTNRVGDFGLLLGMLGLYWLTGSFEFEAIGAGLKQALENGTISAGLATLFGILVFMGPAAKSAQFPLHVWLPDAMEGPTPISALIHAATMVAAGVFLVARMFPVFEHLPGAMNTIAWTGAFTAFLGASIAITQNDIKKGLAYSTVSQLGYMMMGMGVGAYGAGLFHLMTHAYFKAMLFLDSGSVIHGMEEVVGHDPAAAQDMRLMGGLRKYMPVTAITFLIGTLAICGIPPFAGFWSKDEILDAAFHANPALWLVGWLTAGITAFYMFRMYFMTFEGEFKGNDQHLVAIVKQENGGSTSSPHESNEGQLHESKEEHGHHSDKPHESPWTMTLPLVSLAIPSIGIGLVGTPFGNYFESFIHAPGEVVEAVEGIKMLPQEELREFLVMAGSSVGIAVVGIAIAVLTFAWKKIDSDKVAKAIEPLYKLSKNKWYFDEIYEFLFVQGSRRLSRQVLEVDARIVDGVVNLTGLVTLLTGEGLKYFESGRAQFYALVVFIGVLGLVVFTATS, from the coding sequence ATGGAATTGGCTTACACCTACGCCTGGCTTATCCCTGTATTACCTCTGGCAGCAGCTCTGATTCTGGGATTGGGGCTGATTACCTTCAGTGAGTTTACTAGCAAACTCAGAAAATTTGCTGCCCTCTTGACTTTGACTGCTACGGGTGCAGGGATTGTTCTATCAGTGGCACTTTTGGTAAGTCAACTCCAAGGGCATGAACCCTACCTCTGGACGTTTGAGTGGGCGCGGGCAGGGGATTTTCACCTCAGCATGGGCATTGTGATTGACCATTTGACTGCCATGATGCTGGTGGTAGTGACTACTGTTGCCTTCCTCGTCCAGATTTACAGTGACGGCTACATGGCCCACGACCCTGGCTATGTCCGCTTTTTTGCCTACCTCAGTCTGTTTAGCTCTTCTATGCTGGGGTTGGTAATCAGTCCCAATATTGTCCAGATTTACATCTTCTGGGAGTTGGTGGGGATGTGCTCCTACCTATTGATAGGCTTCTGGTACGATCGACCCGCTGCTGCCCATGCCTGTCAAAAAGCCTTTGTCACTAACCGGGTGGGGGACTTTGGCTTACTCCTAGGGATGCTGGGACTCTACTGGCTCACAGGTAGTTTTGAGTTTGAAGCGATCGGGGCGGGTCTTAAGCAAGCTCTGGAGAACGGTACTATCAGTGCGGGATTGGCTACCCTGTTTGGCATCCTGGTCTTTATGGGACCGGCAGCAAAGTCTGCTCAATTTCCTCTCCATGTGTGGCTGCCCGATGCTATGGAAGGCCCTACCCCGATTTCGGCGCTAATCCATGCCGCAACGATGGTGGCAGCAGGTGTTTTCCTAGTAGCGCGGATGTTCCCTGTGTTTGAGCATCTGCCTGGGGCAATGAACACGATCGCTTGGACGGGTGCCTTTACTGCCTTTCTAGGGGCAAGTATTGCTATTACCCAAAATGACATCAAAAAGGGTCTAGCTTACTCAACGGTCTCTCAACTGGGCTACATGATGATGGGCATGGGGGTCGGTGCTTATGGTGCAGGGCTATTCCACCTGATGACCCACGCTTACTTCAAAGCCATGCTCTTCTTGGATTCGGGTTCTGTAATTCACGGTATGGAAGAGGTGGTGGGGCACGATCCCGCTGCTGCCCAAGACATGCGCCTAATGGGGGGCTTGCGTAAATACATGCCTGTCACTGCTATTACTTTTCTGATTGGCACTCTAGCAATTTGTGGAATTCCACCTTTTGCAGGCTTCTGGTCGAAGGATGAAATTTTAGATGCGGCTTTCCATGCTAACCCTGCTCTATGGTTGGTAGGCTGGCTCACGGCGGGTATCACTGCCTTCTACATGTTCCGCATGTATTTCATGACTTTTGAGGGTGAGTTCAAGGGCAATGACCAACACCTGGTGGCAATTGTTAAGCAGGAAAATGGTGGCTCGACAAGCTCGCCACACGAAAGCAATGAAGGACAGCTCCATGAAAGTAAGGAAGAACACGGGCATCACAGTGATAAGCCCCACGAGTCTCCCTGGACAATGACTTTGCCTTTGGTGAGTTTGGCTATCCCCTCGATCGGGATTGGTTTGGTTGGCACGCCCTTTGGCAATTACTTTGAGTCGTTCATCCATGCCCCAGGGGAAGTAGTAGAAGCGGTGGAAGGAATTAAGATGCTACCCCAGGAGGAGCTAAGGGAGTTTTTGGTAATGGCGGGCAGTTCCGTAGGGATTGCCGTGGTGGGGATTGCGATCGCTGTCCTGACGTTTGCCTGGAAGAAAATTGACTCCGACAAGGTGGCAAAAGCGATCGAGCCTTTATATAAACTATCCAAGAACAAGTGGTATTTTGATGAGATTTATGAATTTCTGTTTGTCCAGGGGTCACGGCGGTTGTCTCGTCAGGTATTAGAAGTAGATGCCCGTATTGTAGATGGGGTGGTTAACTTGACGGGTCTAGTTACGCTATTGACGGGTGAAGGTCTCAAATATTTCGAGAGTGGTCGTGCTCAGTTCTATGCTTTGGTTGTTTTTATTGGAGTTCTTGGTTTAGTTGTGTTTACTGCCACTAGCTAG